The Phaseolus vulgaris cultivar G19833 chromosome 10, P. vulgaris v2.0, whole genome shotgun sequence DNA window GCTTATTTTACCTCCCTCATCAATGTCCCTTGCCAATCTGGCCTGTTCTTGCAACTATAAATAATTCCCTCTGGCTATATCCTCTCTGCACAAACATATCAGGGTCCTTCAATTTATACTAGCCCTCCAAAATCAGATAAAACTTCAAAGTAACGATATATGACTTTCCTAAGAAACAATGATCTTCTGAGGTCCATTTTTCACTATCCCTACTTTCAATAGTCAACGTATCAACACATGGATCCCAACCAAACAATAAAACTAAAGTTAACTAATAAAAGTGATTCATGATCCAACTTATTTACTTCCCTAGGCTCTCCGTTGACTACTTGGCTTAATCATACAAGCAAATTATGTGTCCTATTTACAGATTTGGGAATTCAATGATATGTTACAATAATGGAAAAAGGGCCACAACTAAATGTAAAATCAAAGTCCATGCACTGCAAAACTTCAACCCTTccaatataaaaaattccaagCATCGAGTTGCACAAACTATACGTACTTATGCATGCAGTATTTGTACTCTTGACTGCGAGTTAAGTCTTTTTCTCCCTCTTCAagctacaagaaaaaaaaaattcaattcaattgaAAAAGGTATCTGAACTCTATTGAAAAAGGTATCTGAACTCTATTGAAAAAGGTATCACACGAAGAAATTTCCTCACCGGGTCACTCTCATAGATGAGCTCATAACAAGCTGGTGAAAGGCATCGCAGAGCACAATTCTCCCTTGCTATCGCTGATGATTTGCACGACCAACCCCACAACCCACTAACCACCAAAAAGAAATAATCATAAATGTAGATCAATAGTTTCCAAACATCACACATACTCTACaaaattcattaaatttccaaaaaaaaaatccaccCTAGAACaccaaacaacaacaacaaagaaTAGCACTGAACTAGAAACAGATATGGTTCAACTATAATGGTAAAAGAAATGAGTCAACAAGGATGAATATGTATCAACAACAGTTGCTGAACATCACAAAAATTCTACAACCCAATTAAATATCCACGAAATAAGAACCAGACCAGAAACAGCAAAACCAAGTGCACTTGACTATAGATATCAGCATAGCTGTGAACACGCTTTCAATTATAATGGTAAATAGGTTAATAACAAATTTAGTAAATATACAATGTAGTCCTGAAAATATGTTACTTGCTATGGTCCTCCAAACACCAAAGTTTCTGTTTATACAAATTAGTCCTCAAAATTCTCAACTTGCTATCAAATTCACTCTACACAAATTGCTGTCAAATTAACTCTTACCAGATTCTCAAACTGCTATCAAATTCACTCTACCCAAATTGTCAACTTGCTATCAATTCAGTCTACCCAAATTCTCAACTTGCTATTGAGTTCACTCTACCCTAATTCTCAACTTGCTACTAAATTCACTACCCAAATTGTCAAATTGACATCAAATTTACCCAACACAAATTATGAACTTGCTCTCAATTTCAAAGTCACTCTACCCATATTCTCAACTACCTAACAAGTTCATCCCTTTGGATACGAATTTTGCATAGACAAAACTTTTGGGACCAATACAACAAGTGTAACATCGTTAAGCATGAAAATGTAATTCACTCTAAAAGACATTCTACAACCCAATTCCTTATATTTTTTACGAACCCGTCGATATCAGCGTAGCACTGCATCTTGTTTTTCCTGACTTCGGAATCCTGCCAGATACCCAGATATTAAAATCAGTCGAAAAACGAAAAGGGTAAcagaaaacacaaaaataaagaGGGATAGAGGCTTACGGAGATTGGGTGAGAAGACTTGGCAAGGAGTGTTGGGCAAAAGAGTGAGGATATTAAGAGAAGAGATAGGAAGAAATTTGGTGTCGGAATCAGCATTCTGAAAGTGATTGTTATGTGAAAATCAAAGAACAATGAAACAATTCAACTTTGATGAGAAGAACCAAAGCTAAATCAATCATGCAGTGACAGTGGCTAAATGCGCTATTCCTCAAATCAGTTTCACATTAACAACATCTTTTGCAGTACAATGTTTTACCCATTATGTAGGATCAtttgtaattattaataatgaaaaattttcaatcatttttttagtatacacattttaatttacaaaaaaatacTTATCATCTATGTACCACACACACGAATACAAATACTCTTAGACCCACGGACACAAAAatacgtataatttttaaaatgtaaaacacGGAAAtacgaatttatatattatataattataaattatataaattgataataaatatttatgtggaTAAGTATGTTTCAGACTTTGTTGGAAGCAAGGAAGATGCTTTTCATGACTAGTTCAAAAGAAtttattccttatttttataattataataaaaatttatacaataaatttgagtttttagaaaattattgtatttatccATTTTAAAATGGTGTTAGAATTATCAGaaattgaataaatattttttgaattgaacatttCACCAATAAGAGTTCTTCGAGTGTCATATGAGTGGCGACACCAATACGTGTGTCTGATCTCATAGTTTATcataaatgataattatttgttattttaataataaaaaagaatttttgtaacCATTTTTAATgcatacatttttatcaatacattttataattatctttaattattatgtaattgcaatattataaaagttgataaaaatatttctttttgtaattatttgttattttttatattaatttttttataactttatttcaataattattttattttatgttaataaatattgtaatatctattttttgagttttatttttattttttattaccataaaaataaataaatacacaaCAGTGTAGATAAGTATTTCCAGTAGTTATTATAAAGAAGGGGTACTATAGTATATTACTTTACTTTCTTTTTAGATATTAGTGCAGATTAATATGATACATTAgtcatatttataataaaatggaaaaattaaatatgCCAAATACATGATTTTTGTACTATAACGAAGGTGTGATAAGtatatatgaaaattatatgttataataatttattttctttttctttaatatagAATTacttaaaattgatatttttttaaaatttcttatgttttaattttacatcaataaaaaaactaaacttAATTTAAAGAAATTCCTTATAAACATTATCATCGTAAATAAACCTAAGTACATATTTCAACTTAAAAGAATTAcaataaagtgaaaaaaaaacaattcttAGTGAAATAccactttgaaaaaaaaaatcctatgcatacatattaaaaataacaaatgatTTGAGGTGGATGTATGAGATGTACAAATTGATTGACTCTTTTTTTTAAGGATTGTCAAGTTTTTTTATGGTTAAAAACGAATAATGATTCACCTGCAGAATACTTTATGACGCTCAAGTGAGTGAGAGTTTAAGAATATGAGTAATAAATGAATGAGAGATATTGAGTTTGAGAATAATACTCATTGTGGTGGTATTTATAAGCTTTTAAACCTGTAAAATATCTCACTATTATGGCTGAATATTAAGTactttttatacttgtttttcgtctattttttctatatccattccaaaatctgtaAGTGATGTTTTAACCCATCCTGATCGATGTCAAGCCATGATTGATGAAATAAGTAAGGTTGACTTAGACTTAAATCTCCTCttacttaataaaaaaagattaagatgaaaaagaaagaagggGCACTAAGACATATGGGGCATTGTTGTAAAAGAAATTGAGaataaaaa harbors:
- the LOC137818917 gene encoding uncharacterized protein, which produces MLIPTPNFFLSLLLISSLFCPTLLAKSSHPISDSEVRKNKMQCYADIDGGLWGWSCKSSAIARENCALRCLSPACYELIYESDPLEEGEKDLTRSQEYKYCMHKSSLGESLEGVKGAFSN